In Juglans regia cultivar Chandler chromosome 5, Walnut 2.0, whole genome shotgun sequence, the following are encoded in one genomic region:
- the LOC109009374 gene encoding eEF1A lysine and N-terminal methyltransferase, giving the protein MALDPATFETLIPSRFIAFTFPHPSQPDSLLRVAVLDAPIQPADSPRVAAMFVPEHRESDWIFSTESGHLQLLLGSSGISRLILIGNRPINGHCSPIIYYRAINHDSNGIEVSLKPLLLALSPKSLFENGMPEIPILSYEDNVICRVVVERCVGSFAGEMLVEDVEIESSSDVGECVKREFRRRLRFKRMPNLVQTEIRLVPGAGSGSDRLGIGEVEFRPDIEVLVHPYLAPMVASISLISSCIEERNQNGFRPKALCVGVGGGALLAFLKTQLGFDVVGVEADAEVLRVARQYFGLDDTESIQLIVGDATNVMEKIAYNANGHNLGYLGVHEAENGSYLWDDNDLNNKFDIIMVDLDSSDANDGTISPPLEFVQKHALLAAKMLLCDFGILAINVIAPSRSFYEKLINEFREVFHELYEIDVGNEENFVLVATKSPTISCISDCENSFLNRLRLVTSGAYMDSIRKI; this is encoded by the coding sequence ATGGCTCTCGATCCAGCCACCTTCGAAACCTTAATTCCATCTCGCTTCATCGCCTTCACCTTCCCCCACCCCTCACAGCCTGACTCCCTCCTCCGAGTGGCTGTCCTAGACGCACCGATCCAACCCGCCGATTCACCTCGAGTCGCGGCCATGTTCGTCCCCGAGCACCGCGAATCTGACTGGATCTTCTCCACAGAGTCCGGTCACCTCCAGCTACTCCTCGGCTCTTCCGGAATTTCCCGCTTAATCCTCATCGGAAACCGGCCCATCAACGGTCATTGCTCGCCGATTATTTACTACCGTGCGATCAATCACGATTCCAACGGCATCGAGGTGAGCTTGAAACCTCTTTTGCTCGCATTGTCTCCTAAATCTTTGTTTGAAAATGGGATGCCTGAGATTCCCATTTTAAGCTATGAAGATAACGTGATTTGTCGCGTGGTAGTGGAACGTTGTGTTGGGTCTTTTGCTGGAGAAATGTTGGTCGAGGATGTGGAAATTGAGAGTAGTAGTGACGTGGGTGAGTGTGTAAAGAGGGAATTTCGGAGACGATTGAGGTTCAAAAGGATGCCGAATTTGGTTCAAACGGAGATACGTCTTGTTCCCGGGGCGGGTAGTGGTTCAGATCGTTTGGGGATTGGGGAGGTTGAGTTCAGGCCTGATATTGAGGTTTTGGTGCATCCTTACCTGGCTCCAATGGTGGCGAGCATTTCCTTGATCAGTTCTTGTATTGAGGAACGGAATCAAAATGGGTTTAGGCCGAAAGCTTTGTGCGTTGGTGTGGGCGGTGGGGCTTTGCTTGCTTTCCTCAAAACTCAATTGGGTTTTGATGTCGTCGGGGTGGAGGCTGACGCAGAGGTTTTGAGGGTTGCACGGCAGTATTTTGGTTTGGATGATACCGAGTCTATCCAGCTTATTGTTGGAGATGCAACAAATGTTATGGAGAAGATTGCATATAATGCAAACGGGCACAATTTGGGTTATCTTGGCGTTCATGAGGCCGAGAATGGTAGTTATTTGTGGGATGACAATGATCTCAACAACAAATTCGATATCATTATGGTTGATTTGGATTCTAGTGATGCTAACGATGGTACAATATCTCCGCCTTTGGAATTTGTTCAGAAGCATGCTCTTTTGGCTGCTAAAATGCTTCTTTGTGATTTTGGGATTCTCGCCATAAATGTCATTGCTCCAAGTCGGTCATTCTATGAGAAGCTGATAAATGAATTTCGTGAGGTTTTTCACGAGCTGTACGAAATAGACGTAGGAAATGAAGAGAATTTTGTTCTAGTTGCCACAAAGTCACCTACCATCTCTTGCATTAGTGATTGTGAGAATTCATTTCTCAACAGACTGCGGTTGGTTACTTCGGGAGCCTACATGGATTCCATAAGGAAGATTTGA